One Rhodoferax ferrireducens T118 DNA segment encodes these proteins:
- a CDS encoding ABC transporter substrate-binding protein produces MVKSLDAGRRHSLKLGVGLLMVATLPLAVHAQKKYDTGASDTEIKIGNLTPYSGPASAYGACGKAMAAYFSKLNASGGINGRKVNFMTADDAYNPAISVEQTRKLVEQEEVLLMFASLGTSHNMAVQRYLNAKKIPQLFVNTGATRFGDPKNFPWTMGWQPTYQTEGQLYARHILATKPNAKIAVLMQNDDFGKDYMKGLTDGLGEKGKHLIVLHLTHEVTDPTIDSQMVSFKASGADVFVIMTTPKFAAQAIRKSAEIGWKPTQYLVSVSQSASAVLKPAGVENAVGVISSTYLLSPTDPAAVGNKDVAEYLATMKQYYPAGDPEDTLNSIGYAAAATMTQVLRQAGDNLTRENIMKQAASLHFTPPMLYPGIDVRTASDDFFPIEKKVLQRFNGKAYEVISSTGG; encoded by the coding sequence ATGGTCAAATCTTTAGATGCCGGTCGGCGGCATTCTCTCAAGCTCGGCGTCGGTCTGCTCATGGTGGCCACCTTGCCGCTTGCGGTTCACGCGCAAAAAAAATATGACACGGGCGCCAGTGACACCGAAATCAAGATCGGAAACCTGACGCCGTATTCCGGGCCTGCCTCTGCTTACGGCGCTTGTGGAAAGGCCATGGCCGCCTATTTTTCCAAGCTGAATGCCAGCGGCGGCATCAATGGTCGCAAAGTCAACTTCATGACCGCCGACGATGCCTACAACCCGGCCATATCGGTTGAGCAGACGCGCAAGCTGGTGGAGCAGGAGGAGGTGCTGCTGATGTTCGCCTCGCTGGGCACATCTCACAACATGGCGGTGCAACGCTACCTCAACGCCAAAAAAATTCCGCAGCTGTTCGTCAACACGGGCGCCACGCGCTTCGGCGACCCCAAGAATTTTCCCTGGACAATGGGTTGGCAGCCCACCTATCAGACAGAAGGTCAGCTTTATGCACGGCACATCCTCGCCACCAAGCCCAATGCCAAGATCGCGGTGCTGATGCAAAACGATGATTTCGGCAAGGACTATATGAAAGGCCTGACCGATGGACTTGGCGAGAAGGGAAAACACTTGATCGTGTTGCACCTGACACACGAGGTGACCGACCCCACCATTGACAGCCAGATGGTGTCATTCAAGGCCTCGGGCGCTGATGTGTTCGTGATCATGACCACACCCAAGTTCGCTGCCCAGGCGATCCGCAAATCGGCCGAGATCGGCTGGAAGCCGACCCAGTATTTGGTCAGCGTTTCGCAGTCGGCCAGTGCGGTGCTCAAGCCCGCAGGTGTTGAAAATGCAGTCGGCGTGATCTCGTCGACCTACCTGCTCAGCCCCACTGATCCTGCTGCGGTTGGCAATAAGGATGTAGCCGAGTATCTGGCGACGATGAAGCAGTATTACCCCGCTGGCGATCCGGAGGATACGCTCAACTCGATCGGCTACGCCGCAGCCGCAACAATGACGCAGGTATTGCGTCAAGCCGGCGACAACCTGACTCGGGAGAACATCATGAAACAGGCGGCCAGCCTCCACTTCACGCCACCTATGCTGTACCCCGGCATCGACGTCAGGACCGCTTCCGACGACTTCTTTCCGATCGAGAAAAAGGTCCTGCAACGCTTCAATGGCAAGGCCTACGAAGTGATCAGTTCGACTGGTGGCTAG
- a CDS encoding 3-(methylthio)propionyl-CoA ligase, with translation MLGLMQDRPLLISSLIEHAATFHPGTEIVSRLPEGPLHRTNWGELRDRSKQVANALTSLGIKPGERVGTLAWNSHRHLALYYGVAGSGAVLHTVNPRLFPEQIDYIINHAEDQILFFDITFATLVEQLAPVLKTVKAFIAMTDRAHMPDIQVPNLLCYEELLDAQSTDYTWPEFDERSASSLCYTSGTTGNPKGVLYSHRSTVLHTLMELAPDTFGISSNETLLLIVPMFHANAWGMPYAAAMVGAKLVFPGPHLDGKSIYALMRDERVTFSQGVPTVWMMLFQYMDASPDLDPRQLGVKRIGIGGAAVSRAMLERFENDFGAEVVQGWGMTETSPIGVISKLLLKHANVPHEDLVKVKLKQGRGVWGVDLKIVDAQGCALPWDGVAFGHLLVRGPWIASGYFRDEGGAVLDAEGFFPTGDVATIDSDGYLQLVDRAKDVIKSGGEWISSIDVENAASSHPAVAEAAVIGVAHPKWQERPLLVVVKRPGVKVEAKDILDHLSQRVAKWWLPDDVVFVDSLPHTATGKLLKTSLRQQFRDYQLPGTS, from the coding sequence ATGCTTGGCTTAATGCAGGACCGCCCACTGTTGATTTCATCCCTGATCGAGCACGCCGCGACATTTCACCCCGGCACTGAAATTGTTTCGCGCCTGCCGGAAGGCCCCTTGCACCGCACCAACTGGGGTGAACTGCGCGACCGCAGCAAGCAAGTGGCGAACGCCCTCACGTCTTTGGGCATCAAGCCGGGCGAGCGCGTCGGCACGCTGGCGTGGAATTCACACCGCCATCTGGCTCTGTACTACGGCGTTGCGGGAAGCGGGGCGGTTTTGCATACGGTCAATCCGCGCCTGTTTCCGGAACAGATTGACTACATCATCAATCATGCTGAAGACCAGATTCTGTTCTTCGACATCACGTTTGCGACACTGGTTGAGCAGTTGGCGCCGGTACTGAAGACGGTGAAAGCTTTCATCGCCATGACGGATCGCGCGCACATGCCCGACATCCAGGTGCCGAACCTGCTGTGCTATGAAGAGCTGCTCGACGCGCAGAGCACGGACTACACCTGGCCTGAATTCGACGAGCGTTCGGCGTCGTCGCTGTGCTACACCTCGGGTACCACGGGCAACCCCAAGGGGGTTCTGTACTCTCATCGTTCCACCGTGCTGCACACGCTGATGGAGCTAGCCCCCGATACCTTCGGCATCAGTTCGAACGAAACCCTGCTGCTGATTGTCCCCATGTTCCACGCCAATGCCTGGGGCATGCCCTATGCCGCAGCGATGGTCGGCGCCAAGCTCGTCTTTCCCGGACCGCACCTGGATGGCAAGAGTATTTATGCACTGATGCGCGACGAGCGCGTCACCTTCTCGCAGGGGGTTCCAACGGTCTGGATGATGCTTTTTCAGTACATGGACGCCAGTCCCGACCTTGACCCGCGCCAACTGGGCGTCAAGCGGATCGGCATTGGCGGCGCGGCCGTGTCGCGCGCCATGCTTGAGCGTTTTGAAAATGATTTCGGCGCTGAAGTGGTACAGGGCTGGGGTATGACCGAAACCAGTCCCATTGGTGTGATCAGCAAGCTCCTGCTCAAGCACGCCAACGTCCCGCACGAAGACCTGGTCAAGGTCAAGCTCAAACAGGGACGGGGCGTCTGGGGTGTGGACTTGAAAATCGTGGATGCGCAAGGTTGCGCCCTGCCTTGGGATGGTGTGGCTTTCGGACACCTGCTGGTGCGTGGCCCCTGGATTGCCAGCGGTTATTTTAGGGACGAGGGTGGCGCTGTGCTGGATGCCGAAGGCTTTTTCCCGACCGGCGATGTGGCGACCATCGACTCGGATGGCTACCTGCAGTTGGTAGACCGGGCCAAGGACGTGATCAAGTCCGGCGGCGAGTGGATTTCCTCGATCGACGTTGAGAACGCCGCCAGTTCCCATCCGGCCGTGGCCGAGGCCGCCGTCATCGGTGTTGCCCATCCCAAGTGGCAGGAGCGACCACTGCTTGTGGTCGTCAAGCGTCCCGGTGTCAAGGTCGAGGCCAAGGACATTCTGGATCACCTGAGTCAGCGCGTCGCCAAGTGGTGGTTGCCCGATGATGTGGTGTTCGTTGACAGTTTGCCGCACACGGCGACCGGGAAATTGCTGAAAACCAGCTTGCGTCAGCAGTTTCGCGATTACCAGCTTCCCGGCACCAGTTGA
- a CDS encoding enoyl-CoA hydratase/isomerase family protein, protein MTPSSAPQLTTVAPHPAEQSAAVLCWRDGAVAHLRFNRPQALNAIDTRMANEFHAACQAIADDAHVRVVWVSAEGRAFMAGGDLSAMRSDPLPAARALIAGMHGGLRLLAGLQAPVVASVQGAVAGGGFGLMLGCDLVIAAEGTRFGIAYPLIGASCDCSTSWGLPRLVGLRKALELALLSENIDAAEALRLGLVNRVVPTADLALETGRLVRRLADGPTLAYGHLKRLMRTSFQNGLDTHLDAEADGFLACAQTDDFAEGVGAFLDKRAAVFTGH, encoded by the coding sequence ATGACCCCATCTTCTGCTCCCCAATTAACGACCGTAGCCCCCCATCCGGCGGAGCAGAGCGCGGCTGTGCTGTGCTGGCGCGACGGCGCCGTGGCGCATCTGCGCTTCAATCGTCCGCAGGCGCTCAATGCCATCGATACGCGCATGGCAAACGAATTTCATGCCGCCTGTCAGGCGATCGCCGACGACGCGCACGTGCGTGTGGTGTGGGTTTCAGCCGAGGGACGTGCCTTTATGGCGGGCGGTGATCTTTCGGCCATGCGATCGGATCCGCTGCCCGCGGCGCGCGCGCTAATCGCCGGCATGCACGGCGGCCTGCGCCTGCTGGCGGGCCTGCAGGCGCCGGTAGTGGCCAGTGTGCAGGGCGCTGTGGCCGGCGGTGGTTTTGGGTTGATGCTGGGCTGCGACCTGGTGATTGCCGCCGAGGGCACCCGTTTCGGTATTGCCTACCCGCTGATAGGCGCCAGTTGCGATTGTTCGACATCCTGGGGTCTGCCGCGGCTTGTTGGTTTGCGCAAAGCACTGGAACTGGCCCTCCTGTCCGAGAACATTGACGCCGCCGAGGCGCTGCGACTGGGTCTGGTCAACCGGGTTGTACCGACGGCTGATCTGGCACTCGAAACCGGGCGCCTGGTTCGCCGCTTGGCCGATGGTCCGACGCTGGCCTACGGGCACCTCAAGCGATTGATGCGTACGTCCTTTCAGAACGGGCTCGACACACACTTGGACGCCGAGGCCGACGGCTTCCTGGCCTGTGCTCAGACCGATGATTTCGCCGAAGGCGTCGGTGCCTTCCTGGACAAGCGTGCCGCTGTCTTTACCGGCCACTGA
- a CDS encoding NAD(P)H-dependent flavin oxidoreductase, translated as MKTRVTELLGIRYPIIQGGMQWVGTADLASAVSNAGGLGVLTALTQPSPEALAREIDRCRSMTDQPFGVNLTILPSVNSPPYAEYIEVVIDKGVKVIETAGNSPKAFIEKLKQNGVRIVHKCTSVRHALSAERNGVDAVSIDGFECAGHPGEDDVPGLVLIPLATRALRIPVVASGGIADGRGMAAAMALGAEGVNMGTRFCATVEAPIHEQIKQALVRASERDTKLIFRTLHNTGRVLRNAVSDEVVATEQRPGGCEFADVQLLVSGQRGRFALQSGELDAGLVWAGQVVGLIDDIPTCYELLQRIVAQCRESLARASALAA; from the coding sequence ATGAAAACGCGAGTCACCGAACTGCTGGGAATCCGCTACCCGATCATCCAGGGCGGCATGCAATGGGTGGGCACTGCCGATCTGGCGTCCGCCGTCTCCAATGCCGGCGGGCTGGGCGTGCTGACTGCGCTGACACAGCCATCACCCGAGGCGCTGGCGCGCGAGATCGACCGTTGCCGGAGCATGACCGACCAGCCTTTTGGCGTCAACCTCACCATCCTGCCCTCGGTGAATTCACCCCCCTATGCCGAGTACATCGAGGTGGTGATCGACAAGGGTGTCAAGGTTATCGAGACAGCGGGCAACAGCCCCAAGGCGTTCATCGAGAAACTCAAGCAGAACGGGGTTCGCATCGTGCACAAGTGCACCAGCGTACGACATGCCTTGTCGGCCGAGCGCAATGGCGTCGATGCGGTGAGCATCGACGGCTTTGAGTGCGCAGGTCACCCGGGTGAAGATGACGTGCCGGGACTGGTACTGATTCCACTGGCGACGCGGGCTCTGCGCATTCCGGTGGTCGCTTCCGGTGGCATCGCCGACGGCCGTGGGATGGCTGCCGCCATGGCGTTGGGGGCTGAAGGGGTGAATATGGGAACTCGCTTCTGCGCCACCGTTGAGGCACCGATTCACGAACAGATCAAGCAGGCACTGGTGCGCGCCAGCGAACGCGACACCAAATTGATTTTTCGCACTTTGCACAACACCGGGCGCGTCCTCAGGAACGCCGTCTCCGACGAGGTGGTGGCCACCGAGCAGCGGCCGGGTGGCTGCGAGTTTGCCGACGTCCAGTTGCTGGTTTCGGGCCAGCGCGGCCGCTTTGCGCTGCAGAGCGGAGAACTTGACGCCGGCTTGGTCTGGGCTGGGCAGGTGGTGGGTTTGATCGACGACATACCGACTTGCTATGAGTTGCTGCAGCGCATCGTTGCGCAGTGCCGCGAGAGTCTGGCACGCGCCAGCGCGCTGGCGGCTTGA
- a CDS encoding enoyl-CoA hydratase-related protein, translating to MSSSIQLVRQDDLVILMLNRPASLNSLSLDAIKELLRELRGLADDHSVRALVVTGSGRAFCAGWQLDEAGVPGLADESMGVRQAHLMAEYFNPVIQTLHDLPIPSIAAVNGVCAGAGVSIALAADIVIAAQSASFLLTFAPRLGLVPDLGATWKLAHMLGWARAQAVTLLGDRIPAAQAVEWGMIWRSVPDAELQEAVMSTALRLSRAPTGICRDVRRAYESAYLNGLAQQMEYERLRQRELLDSPAFKEGMLAFQQKRDPDFYRDLS from the coding sequence ATGAGTTCTTCCATTCAGTTGGTACGTCAGGACGACCTTGTCATCTTGATGCTCAACCGACCTGCCTCGCTCAACAGCCTCAGCCTGGATGCAATCAAGGAATTGCTGCGCGAACTGCGTGGACTCGCAGACGATCACTCGGTCCGCGCGCTTGTCGTGACCGGCTCTGGACGAGCCTTTTGTGCAGGTTGGCAGCTCGACGAAGCAGGCGTGCCCGGTCTTGCCGATGAATCCATGGGTGTCAGGCAGGCGCATCTGATGGCCGAGTATTTCAACCCCGTGATCCAGACGCTGCACGATCTTCCGATCCCCAGCATCGCCGCCGTCAATGGCGTTTGCGCGGGTGCAGGCGTGAGCATCGCCCTGGCGGCGGACATCGTGATCGCGGCTCAGTCCGCGTCGTTTCTGTTGACCTTCGCACCCCGGCTGGGCTTGGTGCCCGATCTTGGCGCGACGTGGAAGCTTGCACACATGCTGGGCTGGGCCCGGGCGCAAGCGGTGACGCTGTTGGGCGATCGCATCCCAGCTGCGCAGGCTGTCGAGTGGGGCATGATCTGGCGCAGCGTTCCTGATGCCGAACTGCAGGAAGCCGTTATGAGCACGGCCTTGCGATTAAGCAGGGCGCCGACGGGCATCTGCCGGGATGTGCGGCGTGCCTACGAATCCGCATACTTGAACGGGCTGGCCCAGCAGATGGAGTACGAGCGGCTGCGCCAGCGTGAACTGCTCGACTCGCCCGCCTTCAAGGAAGGCATGCTGGCCTTCCAGCAAAAGCGAGATCCTGATTTTTACCGAGACCTCTCATGA
- a CDS encoding crotonase/enoyl-CoA hydratase family protein yields MNYETINCAIVDHVLTMTLNRPDHLNAFTVEMADELVHAFQSASDNDAVRVIVVTGAGRAFCAGMDLAANADNVFGLNEALAPTMRDMDERLHDPEIVSGVRDTGGRVTLAIFDCAKPVIAAVNGVAVGVGATMTLAMDIRLASEHARFGFVFGKIGIVPDACSSWFLPKIVGLAKALKWTYSGEILDAKAALDGGLVEEIVPAERLLARAYDLARVMVTERSPASTALIRQMMYRNSGMPHPLHAHKVESLAMFHVSQRDGREGVASFIAKRPPQFSEPASAVKQFNVWWD; encoded by the coding sequence ATGAACTACGAAACTATCAACTGCGCCATCGTCGACCACGTTTTGACAATGACGCTCAACCGGCCCGATCACTTGAACGCCTTCACCGTGGAAATGGCAGACGAACTTGTCCACGCTTTCCAAAGTGCCAGCGACAACGACGCCGTGCGTGTCATCGTTGTGACCGGCGCCGGCCGCGCGTTTTGCGCGGGCATGGACCTGGCCGCTAACGCTGACAACGTCTTTGGCCTTAACGAAGCGCTTGCTCCGACGATGCGTGACATGGACGAGCGCCTGCACGATCCTGAGATCGTCAGCGGCGTGCGCGACACGGGTGGCCGGGTGACACTGGCGATCTTCGACTGCGCCAAACCGGTCATCGCTGCGGTCAATGGCGTCGCCGTCGGCGTCGGCGCCACGATGACGCTGGCAATGGACATCCGGCTGGCTTCCGAGCATGCCCGTTTCGGCTTTGTCTTCGGCAAGATCGGTATCGTCCCGGATGCCTGCTCAAGCTGGTTTCTGCCGAAAATTGTCGGCCTCGCCAAAGCCCTGAAGTGGACTTACTCTGGCGAGATACTGGACGCGAAGGCGGCCCTCGATGGTGGACTGGTTGAAGAGATCGTACCCGCCGAGCGTTTGCTGGCGCGCGCATACGACCTGGCGCGCGTCATGGTGACCGAACGCTCGCCGGCGTCCACCGCGCTGATTCGCCAGATGATGTATCGCAATTCTGGGATGCCGCATCCTTTGCATGCGCACAAGGTCGAATCATTGGCGATGTTCCACGTGAGCCAGCGCGATGGCAGGGAGGGGGTTGCTTCGTTCATTGCCAAACGTCCACCTCAGTTCAGCGAGCCGGCATCGGCGGTGAAACAGTTCAACGTCTGGTGGGACTAA
- a CDS encoding AMP-binding protein, translating to MQNVVGKMITEVVVSPWKSKQDRRQGRSVKKDAVLLAAARLFNERGFAGTSLDDIAQSLNVTKPTLYYYIENKEQVLFECVKRGLEVLRESIRAATQHGLQARDCLRIAMENYAEVVTSDFGLCVIRVGEDPLSEAKRQEMRALKREIDAEFHQLIEQGMDEGWIAQGDSKIASFTVVGALSGIGRWYRPGVHGARSLQEAVQHCIEMLMHGALNMPTHADSAALDGAVAPNFQQLGAERQLMEAAMPQIRRELHSGGRMIRCFYQRPSTIAEMLIVALEQNPDGEALVVSGLHLTWRELYTAATRCAAGLSGRGVAPGERVAMFMANCSEFVIATYACAWIGAVVVPINARARTPEVQYILEDSGATVLLCASDLAQMVPATAAVPGLMHRFVAGPTVAAPFESFSVLMQESPLATPTMRQEEDLAALLYTSGTTGKPKGAMLSHLNIVHSAMNFALTMQLTNQDRSMLAVPMNHVTGLVGQLYTMLYCQGCVVVMPQFKALEFARLAALERITHTVMVPAMYNLCLLLPGLADHDLSRWRIGAFGGSPMPPASIEALARKLPTLALMNAYGATETSSPAAIMPADMTNGRTDSVGITVPCGEICVVDETGCEMPHGKIGELWIKGPMVVGGYWNNPEATATEFCDGYWRSGDIGTMDTQGFVRILDRKKDVINRGGYKVFCAEVENLLAQHSAVIESAVVGVPCSVLGERVHAFVCVSVLDDSTQAQAFQALCSAELSDYKVPETWTIGTDPLPRNPNGKVMKRELRRSMHAALT from the coding sequence GTGCAAAATGTTGTCGGTAAGATGATTACTGAGGTGGTGGTTTCCCCGTGGAAATCAAAACAGGACCGCCGTCAGGGCCGTAGCGTCAAGAAGGATGCGGTGCTGCTCGCGGCTGCGCGCCTGTTCAATGAGCGGGGATTCGCGGGCACATCCCTTGACGACATTGCGCAAAGCCTGAATGTCACCAAACCGACGCTCTACTACTACATTGAAAACAAGGAGCAGGTGCTTTTCGAGTGCGTCAAGCGTGGTTTGGAAGTCTTGCGCGAAAGCATCCGTGCGGCAACCCAACACGGTCTGCAGGCCCGTGATTGCCTGCGCATTGCCATGGAGAACTATGCCGAGGTCGTCACCAGCGATTTCGGACTCTGTGTCATCAGGGTCGGGGAAGATCCACTGTCGGAAGCGAAGCGACAGGAGATGCGTGCGCTCAAGCGCGAAATCGATGCTGAATTTCACCAACTCATTGAACAGGGCATGGATGAAGGCTGGATTGCCCAGGGCGATTCGAAAATCGCATCGTTCACCGTGGTCGGTGCTCTGAGCGGCATTGGCCGCTGGTATCGACCCGGCGTGCATGGGGCACGCAGCTTGCAGGAGGCGGTGCAGCATTGCATTGAAATGCTGATGCATGGTGCGTTGAACATGCCAACCCATGCGGACAGCGCCGCCTTGGATGGCGCGGTGGCGCCGAACTTTCAGCAACTGGGCGCTGAGCGCCAGTTGATGGAAGCTGCCATGCCACAGATCAGAAGGGAACTTCATTCTGGCGGTCGCATGATCCGTTGCTTCTATCAGCGCCCCTCGACCATTGCGGAAATGTTGATCGTCGCATTGGAGCAAAACCCGGACGGGGAGGCGCTGGTCGTCAGTGGACTGCACCTTACCTGGCGCGAGCTTTACACCGCGGCCACCCGGTGCGCCGCCGGCTTGTCCGGGCGGGGCGTCGCACCTGGCGAACGGGTGGCAATGTTCATGGCCAATTGCAGCGAATTTGTGATTGCGACCTATGCCTGTGCCTGGATTGGTGCGGTGGTCGTCCCCATCAACGCCCGGGCACGGACACCGGAAGTCCAGTACATCCTGGAAGACTCGGGCGCTACCGTCTTGTTGTGTGCTTCCGACTTGGCGCAAATGGTTCCTGCCACGGCTGCGGTGCCAGGCCTGATGCATCGGTTTGTTGCGGGCCCGACGGTTGCGGCGCCGTTTGAATCCTTCTCCGTGCTGATGCAGGAGTCGCCGCTCGCCACACCCACGATGCGACAGGAAGAAGATCTTGCAGCCTTGCTCTACACCTCGGGAACGACCGGCAAGCCCAAGGGCGCGATGCTGAGCCATCTGAATATCGTGCACTCGGCCATGAACTTCGCCTTGACGATGCAGCTCACGAATCAGGACCGAAGCATGCTGGCGGTGCCCATGAATCACGTCACAGGATTGGTCGGCCAGCTCTACACCATGCTTTACTGCCAAGGCTGCGTCGTGGTCATGCCGCAGTTCAAGGCGCTGGAGTTTGCGCGACTTGCTGCGCTTGAAAGAATCACACACACGGTGATGGTGCCGGCCATGTACAACCTGTGCTTGTTGCTGCCGGGCCTGGCTGATCATGATCTGAGTCGGTGGCGCATTGGTGCTTTTGGCGGTTCGCCGATGCCACCTGCCAGCATCGAGGCGCTTGCACGCAAGTTGCCGACGTTGGCTCTGATGAATGCTTATGGCGCGACCGAGACCTCTTCCCCGGCCGCCATCATGCCGGCAGACATGACCAATGGCCGGACCGACAGCGTCGGCATCACAGTGCCTTGCGGTGAAATTTGCGTTGTCGACGAGACCGGTTGTGAAATGCCACACGGAAAAATCGGTGAGCTTTGGATCAAAGGGCCGATGGTTGTCGGCGGCTATTGGAACAATCCTGAAGCCACTGCCACGGAATTTTGCGATGGCTATTGGCGCTCGGGTGATATTGGAACAATGGATACGCAGGGTTTCGTTCGCATCCTGGACCGCAAGAAGGATGTCATCAACCGCGGCGGTTACAAGGTGTTTTGTGCGGAAGTCGAGAACTTGTTGGCACAGCACAGCGCGGTCATTGAGTCCGCGGTTGTCGGTGTCCCCTGCTCGGTGCTGGGGGAGCGTGTGCACGCATTTGTCTGCGTATCGGTGCTGGATGATTCGACGCAGGCGCAGGCGTTTCAGGCGCTGTGCAGCGCGGAGCTGAGTGACTACAAGGTTCCGGAAACCTGGACGATTGGCACCGATCCGCTTCCGCGCAACCCGAACGGGAAGGTCATGAAACGTGAATTGCGTCGTTCCATGCACGCGGCACTGACCTGA
- a CDS encoding ABC transporter substrate-binding protein has translation MISSKLIGKTRGGLVSMLAAASLLTLAGAAQAQETFKLGVVTFLSGPAAESFGMPAANAAKLMVEQFNKAAAPAPYNKVGFGGMKIEMVLVDENGGGAKQVQELRNLYQRENVDAVIGYVGSGDCLAVAPVADELKKFLVLFDCGSPRIFEDASPKYVFRTASHAAMDNVSLVRYLKSHNVKVNTMNLINQDYAWGQDSRGDFLASMANVYPQAKMGADLLPKFGAGQYGTEVSVLGGKQADITYSSLWGGDLQGFLLQGAARGLFKDTTLVLSAADHVLPGLLDKMPDGSIIGARGAYGILSAKSPINDWFQASYQSMHKVLPVQAGYRMTQAFMGVKLAVETAMAKNGGKKPSPEQISDALRNSTFETPGGQIRMALGDGHQAIQGTAIGRTRYDAASKRVLAVDVQTFGAECVNPPANMKSMDWIKAGFPGAKCN, from the coding sequence ATGATTTCATCCAAACTGATAGGCAAGACTCGCGGGGGCCTGGTCAGCATGCTGGCGGCTGCGAGCCTGCTGACATTGGCCGGCGCAGCGCAGGCCCAGGAGACATTCAAGCTCGGCGTTGTGACCTTCCTGTCGGGCCCGGCTGCCGAGAGTTTCGGCATGCCTGCCGCCAATGCCGCCAAGCTCATGGTCGAGCAGTTCAACAAGGCCGCAGCACCAGCTCCGTACAACAAGGTTGGTTTTGGCGGCATGAAGATTGAAATGGTTCTCGTCGACGAGAACGGTGGTGGCGCAAAACAGGTGCAGGAGCTGCGCAATCTGTACCAGCGCGAAAACGTTGACGCGGTGATTGGCTACGTTGGCTCGGGCGATTGCCTGGCCGTGGCGCCGGTCGCTGACGAACTCAAGAAATTCCTCGTCTTGTTCGATTGCGGGTCACCGCGGATTTTTGAGGACGCCAGTCCGAAGTACGTTTTCCGGACGGCCTCGCACGCCGCCATGGACAACGTGTCACTGGTGCGCTATCTTAAATCCCACAACGTCAAAGTCAACACCATGAACCTGATCAATCAGGATTACGCGTGGGGGCAGGATTCACGCGGGGATTTCCTGGCCAGTATGGCGAACGTCTATCCCCAGGCAAAAATGGGTGCGGATCTGTTGCCCAAGTTTGGCGCCGGCCAATACGGGACCGAGGTCTCGGTACTCGGGGGCAAGCAGGCTGACATCACCTATTCCAGCCTGTGGGGCGGTGACTTGCAAGGCTTCCTGTTGCAGGGTGCAGCGCGCGGCCTGTTCAAGGATACAACCCTGGTCCTGAGCGCGGCAGATCACGTTTTGCCGGGCTTGCTCGACAAGATGCCTGACGGTTCGATCATCGGCGCGCGCGGCGCTTACGGCATTCTGTCGGCCAAGAGCCCTATCAATGACTGGTTTCAGGCCAGCTACCAGTCCATGCACAAGGTGCTTCCGGTGCAGGCCGGCTATCGTATGACGCAAGCGTTCATGGGCGTGAAGCTGGCAGTCGAGACTGCAATGGCCAAGAACGGCGGCAAGAAGCCCTCTCCGGAACAGATTTCTGATGCCCTGCGCAACTCGACATTCGAGACCCCCGGCGGACAGATTCGCATGGCCCTCGGTGATGGCCATCAGGCCATTCAGGGCACTGCCATTGGCAGGACGAGATACGACGCTGCCAGCAAGCGCGTGCTGGCGGTCGACGTGCAGACCTTTGGCGCTGAATGCGTCAATCCACCCGCAAACATGAAGAGCATGGATTGGATCAAGGCCGGCTTTCCCGGCGCCAAATGCAACTAA